The following coding sequences are from one Alkalinema sp. FACHB-956 window:
- the glnT gene encoding type III glutamate--ammonia ligase, whose product MALSELARTQGIRYFLISFTDLFGVQRSKLVPAAAIDPIAAEGAGFAGFAAWLDMTPADPDILAIPDPDRLIQLPWQRDVAWMPADLYWGTGDAIAQTPRLTLKRVLAQADELGYRVKTGVECEYFLLQADGEQLSDPYDRAAKPCYDQQALMRRYDVIAEICDAMLELGWEPYQNDHEDANGQFEMNWKYADALVTADRHAFFKYMVKSIAQKQGYRATFMPKPFSDLTGNGCHTHLSLWDRETTTNLFDDAHGELGLSALAYQFIAGVLHSASALCAISNPTVNSYKRLNAATPHSGATWSPTTITYGGNNRTHMIRIPDRGRFECRLPDGAANPYLLPAALVAAGLDGIVEKRDPGARSNINSYTDAVALNVKRLPNNLLDALRALDSNAIMRDRLGNEIVDAYLKLKHHEWSEYTNHLSSWELRHTLDC is encoded by the coding sequence ATGGCATTGTCGGAATTGGCCCGCACCCAAGGAATTCGCTACTTCCTGATTTCCTTTACCGATCTCTTTGGGGTACAGCGATCGAAATTAGTTCCCGCCGCTGCGATCGACCCAATTGCCGCAGAGGGAGCCGGGTTTGCTGGGTTCGCAGCCTGGTTGGATATGACTCCAGCCGATCCTGATATTCTGGCGATTCCCGATCCCGATCGCCTAATTCAATTGCCCTGGCAGCGGGATGTGGCTTGGATGCCAGCGGATTTGTACTGGGGAACTGGGGACGCGATCGCCCAAACGCCCCGGTTAACACTCAAGCGCGTGCTGGCCCAAGCCGACGAGTTAGGCTATCGCGTCAAAACTGGCGTGGAGTGCGAATATTTTCTTCTGCAAGCCGATGGAGAACAGCTCTCCGACCCCTACGATCGGGCTGCCAAGCCTTGCTACGACCAACAGGCTCTGATGCGGCGCTATGACGTAATTGCAGAAATCTGTGATGCCATGCTGGAACTGGGTTGGGAACCCTATCAAAATGACCACGAAGACGCCAATGGTCAGTTTGAAATGAATTGGAAATATGCCGATGCCTTGGTAACTGCCGATCGCCATGCTTTTTTTAAATACATGGTGAAATCGATCGCCCAGAAGCAGGGTTATCGCGCGACCTTTATGCCTAAGCCCTTTTCGGATTTAACCGGCAATGGCTGCCATACGCACCTCTCCCTCTGGGATCGCGAGACGACCACTAACCTTTTTGATGATGCCCACGGTGAACTCGGACTGTCGGCCCTGGCCTATCAGTTCATCGCTGGAGTGTTACATTCCGCCAGTGCCCTTTGTGCCATCAGCAACCCCACCGTGAATTCCTACAAACGGCTGAATGCTGCTACGCCCCATTCCGGCGCAACTTGGTCACCCACCACCATTACCTACGGGGGCAACAATCGGACCCATATGATTCGGATTCCCGATCGAGGACGGTTTGAGTGTCGCTTGCCCGACGGTGCGGCGAATCCCTATCTGCTACCCGCTGCGTTGGTGGCGGCAGGTTTAGATGGCATTGTGGAAAAACGCGATCCCGGTGCACGATCGAACATCAATAGCTATACCGATGCAGTCGCACTAAATGTGAAAAGATTGCCCAATAATTTACTCGATGCATTACGGGCCTTAGATAGCAATGCAATCATGCGCGATCGATTAGGCAATGAAATTGTAGATGCCTATCTAAAACTCAAACATCACGAATGGTCGGAGTATACCAACCACCTCAGCAGTTGGGAACTCCGTCATACGTTAGATTGTTAA
- a CDS encoding CTP synthase, translating to MTKFVFVTGGVVSSIGKGIVAASLGRLLKSRDYSVSILKLDPYINVDPGTMSPYQHGEVFVTEDGAETDLDLGHYERFTDTSMSRLNSVTTGSIYQAVINKERRGDYHGGTVQVIPHITTEIKERVHRVARNTNPDVVITEIGGTVGDIESLPFLEAIRQFRKDVGRQNVLYMHVTLVPYIPTSGELKTKPTQHSVKELRSIGIQPDILVCRCDREIGEGLKAKLSEFCDVPVSSVITSPDAKSIYEVPLILEQEGLATQTIELLNLEPRQPDLQQWQTLVERLYSPARQIEIALVGKYIQLGDAYLSVVEALRHAAIVTGSGLNLRWINSEDIETRGAEALLKGVHGVVVPGGFGIRGVDGKIDAIRYARENKIPFLGLCLGMQCAVIEWARNVAKLPNAHSAEFNGETEHPVINLLPEQEDVVDLGGTMRLGVYPCKLTPDTQTMTLYGQEIIYERHRHRYEFNNQYRPLFLETGYQVSGTSPNGRLVEIIELPNHPFFIASQFHPEFQSRPSSSHPLFRGFMEAAVQQVQPLSEAISPPTEETQPEAATVG from the coding sequence ATGACGAAATTTGTCTTTGTCACTGGTGGCGTGGTTTCGAGCATTGGGAAGGGAATCGTAGCAGCCAGTTTGGGGAGACTCCTGAAATCGCGTGACTATTCTGTTTCAATCCTCAAGCTCGATCCCTACATTAATGTCGATCCCGGCACCATGAGTCCCTACCAACATGGGGAAGTGTTTGTCACGGAAGACGGGGCGGAGACGGATTTAGACCTGGGGCACTATGAGCGCTTCACCGATACGTCCATGTCGCGGCTGAATAGTGTCACCACGGGATCGATTTACCAAGCGGTGATTAATAAGGAGCGGCGGGGGGACTACCACGGCGGCACGGTGCAGGTGATCCCCCACATCACCACGGAGATTAAGGAGCGGGTGCATCGGGTGGCGCGGAACACGAATCCCGATGTGGTGATTACGGAAATTGGAGGTACGGTGGGCGACATCGAGTCTTTGCCCTTTCTGGAAGCGATTCGTCAATTCCGTAAGGATGTCGGTCGGCAGAACGTGCTGTATATGCATGTGACGCTGGTTCCCTATATTCCCACCTCTGGAGAATTAAAAACCAAGCCCACCCAGCATTCCGTGAAGGAACTGAGATCGATCGGGATTCAACCGGACATTTTGGTCTGCCGTTGCGATCGGGAAATTGGCGAAGGTTTGAAGGCAAAACTGTCAGAGTTCTGTGATGTGCCAGTTTCTTCGGTCATTACATCTCCCGATGCCAAAAGCATTTATGAAGTACCGCTGATTTTGGAGCAGGAAGGCTTGGCCACCCAAACGATCGAGCTGCTGAATTTGGAGCCTCGCCAACCCGATCTACAACAGTGGCAAACCCTAGTGGAACGGCTCTACAGCCCCGCGCGGCAGATTGAAATTGCGCTGGTGGGCAAATATATCCAGTTAGGCGATGCCTACCTGTCGGTGGTGGAAGCGTTGCGCCATGCCGCGATCGTCACGGGCAGCGGCCTCAATTTGCGCTGGATCAACTCCGAGGACATTGAAACTCGGGGCGCTGAAGCCTTGCTGAAGGGCGTTCACGGGGTGGTGGTGCCCGGTGGATTTGGCATCCGAGGTGTGGATGGAAAAATTGATGCCATTCGCTACGCTCGGGAAAATAAAATTCCCTTCCTGGGCCTCTGCTTAGGGATGCAATGTGCGGTGATTGAATGGGCGCGCAATGTGGCGAAGTTACCCAATGCCCACAGTGCGGAATTTAACGGAGAAACGGAGCACCCGGTGATTAACCTATTGCCGGAGCAAGAAGATGTGGTGGACTTGGGCGGAACGATGCGGTTAGGGGTCTATCCCTGTAAGCTGACACCGGACACCCAGACGATGACACTCTACGGTCAAGAAATTATCTACGAGCGTCATCGCCATCGCTACGAGTTCAATAACCAATACCGTCCGCTGTTCTTGGAAACGGGCTATCAAGTCAGCGGGACTTCTCCCAATGGCCGCTTGGTAGAAATTATCGAACTCCCGAACCATCCGTTCTTTATCGCCAGCCAGTTCCACCCCGAGTTCCAATCCCGACCCAGCAGTTCCCATCCCCTGTTCCGAGGCTTTATGGAAGCAGCAGTACAACAGGTGCAACCGTTATCCGAGGCGATCTCGCCTCCTACGGAAGAAACCCAACCAGAAGCTGCAACCGTGGGCTAG
- a CDS encoding fatty acid desaturase family protein: MASQQEVNQPSPDPLLHPLSSAPPLTGPSAEPGEAEASFDRSAPAASAYLSPRQVFSPEGLEQLNQRSDLKGTLQLLYHLSILGTSGYLWLTHLQDPWIGIPALMAYGFSIAAMFAPLHECVHRTAFANSRVNDIVAWLAGLLSLYNSTFYRRYHKWHHRYTRIPGKDPELTDPTPNHLGEYLWQVSGIPWWMGKVQGHYRCAIGQMEDLPYIPATARSEVQRSVQLQLACYGLAIGLSIYFHSFAFVLGWVLPLAIGQPILRLILLAEHTGCTLDANPFTNTRTTLTWPPLRWLMWNMPFHAEHHFCPSLPFHALGQAHQQLRSQLQHVAPGYTAVNLNIIQNLGHLPQ; encoded by the coding sequence ATGGCCAGTCAACAAGAGGTTAATCAGCCTAGTCCAGATCCGCTCCTACATCCACTCAGTTCTGCCCCACCGCTAACAGGGCCTTCTGCGGAACCAGGAGAGGCTGAGGCCAGTTTCGATCGATCGGCTCCCGCAGCTTCCGCCTACCTCTCGCCGCGACAAGTATTTTCCCCCGAAGGTCTAGAACAATTGAATCAGCGTTCTGACCTGAAAGGCACACTGCAACTCCTCTATCACCTCAGCATCCTAGGGACGAGTGGCTATCTCTGGTTGACCCATTTACAGGACCCATGGATTGGCATTCCGGCTTTAATGGCCTATGGCTTTAGCATTGCAGCTATGTTTGCACCTCTCCACGAATGCGTTCATCGCACTGCTTTTGCCAACAGTCGGGTTAATGATATTGTTGCGTGGCTGGCAGGATTGCTCTCCCTGTATAACAGTACATTCTATCGCCGCTATCACAAGTGGCACCATCGCTATACCCGCATCCCTGGCAAAGACCCCGAACTCACCGATCCCACCCCCAACCATCTTGGTGAATACCTCTGGCAAGTGAGCGGCATTCCCTGGTGGATGGGTAAGGTGCAAGGCCATTACCGCTGCGCGATCGGCCAAATGGAAGATCTCCCCTATATTCCAGCTACAGCTCGATCGGAAGTCCAACGATCGGTACAACTTCAACTGGCTTGCTATGGCCTCGCGATCGGCCTATCGATTTATTTCCACTCGTTTGCGTTCGTTTTGGGTTGGGTTTTACCCCTCGCGATCGGGCAACCCATCTTGCGCCTCATCCTTTTAGCAGAGCACACTGGCTGCACCCTCGATGCCAACCCCTTCACAAATACCCGCACGACCCTCACCTGGCCACCCCTGCGTTGGTTGATGTGGAATATGCCCTTTCATGCGGAACATCACTTCTGCCCTTCCCTACCGTTCCATGCCCTTGGCCAAGCTCACCAACAATTACGATCGCAGTTGCAGCACGTTGCTCCAGGTTACACCGCTGTCAACCTGAATATCATTCAAAACCTGGGCCATCTTCCTCAATAA
- a CDS encoding glycosyltransferase family 2 protein, whose protein sequence is MSENSWPENDSCQSLELAESSPAGLSEAIALPLTAEDEDFEPSPLDQGFAGRRLKAAFVLTGAWSLMYLLHSIAWGLWIVWAITGLMTLHLVRAFFAKPMVHAPTPDTTTEDWPTVSVLVSAKNEEAVIEKLVRNLCALDYPHDRYDVWIIDDASTDRTAQILQTLKPEFANLNVFRRSLGATGGKSGALNQVLSKTQGEFLVVFDADAQIKPDFLQQTLPIFLADDRVGAVQLRKAVVQAEQTDSPEAENFWIQGQHAEMLLDAFMQQQRIAIGGLGELRGNGQMVRRQALLDCGGWNEETITDDLDLTFRLHLNHWDIHCFTLPPVYEEGVTTVKALWHQRNRWAEGGYQRYLDYWRLILRNRMGTRKTLDLSTFWIMQYFMPTAAVPDFALALARHHSMMLTPLSMLTFLFFVASTVRGLRRKRLAHGQHFKGPWEAWGEPILQSLQGFLYMMHWFVVVSSVTARMAIVPKRLKWVKTVHTGSLHTGS, encoded by the coding sequence ATGTCGGAGAATTCTTGGCCAGAAAACGATTCCTGTCAGTCGCTAGAGTTGGCTGAATCAAGCCCTGCGGGGCTGTCGGAGGCGATCGCGCTTCCCCTCACTGCTGAAGACGAAGATTTTGAGCCTTCTCCCCTGGATCAAGGATTTGCAGGGCGTCGGCTCAAGGCGGCCTTTGTGCTCACAGGGGCTTGGAGCTTAATGTATTTGCTCCATTCGATCGCTTGGGGCTTGTGGATTGTCTGGGCGATAACCGGTTTGATGACACTCCATTTGGTGCGGGCTTTTTTTGCGAAGCCGATGGTGCATGCCCCCACACCCGATACGACAACGGAAGATTGGCCCACTGTCTCCGTACTAGTGTCTGCCAAAAATGAAGAGGCCGTGATTGAAAAGCTGGTGCGTAACCTCTGTGCCTTAGATTATCCCCACGATCGCTATGATGTCTGGATCATTGATGATGCCAGCACCGATCGGACGGCCCAGATTCTCCAAACCCTGAAGCCAGAATTTGCGAATCTGAATGTTTTCCGCCGTTCCCTAGGGGCTACGGGGGGGAAATCTGGCGCGTTGAATCAAGTGCTGTCAAAAACCCAAGGGGAATTTCTGGTGGTATTTGACGCAGATGCGCAAATTAAGCCTGATTTTCTCCAACAGACACTCCCGATCTTCCTGGCAGACGATCGGGTTGGAGCCGTCCAGCTTCGCAAAGCTGTTGTTCAAGCAGAGCAGACGGACTCTCCCGAAGCTGAGAATTTTTGGATCCAAGGTCAACATGCGGAAATGTTGTTAGACGCCTTCATGCAACAGCAACGCATTGCGATCGGTGGGCTGGGAGAACTGCGGGGCAATGGCCAAATGGTTCGTCGCCAAGCCTTGCTAGACTGCGGTGGCTGGAACGAAGAAACCATTACGGATGATTTGGATTTAACCTTCCGCCTGCATCTCAATCACTGGGATATTCATTGCTTTACATTGCCGCCGGTCTACGAAGAAGGGGTCACCACGGTTAAAGCGCTGTGGCATCAACGCAATCGCTGGGCAGAAGGCGGCTATCAACGCTATTTGGACTATTGGCGGTTGATCTTGAGAAATCGGATGGGTACTCGCAAAACCCTCGATCTCTCCACCTTTTGGATCATGCAATATTTCATGCCAACGGCGGCGGTTCCGGACTTTGCCCTAGCCCTGGCCCGTCACCACAGCATGATGTTGACACCGCTCTCCATGCTGACCTTTCTATTTTTTGTTGCCAGTACTGTGCGGGGACTGCGCCGCAAACGCTTAGCCCATGGCCAACACTTTAAAGGACCCTGGGAAGCTTGGGGGGAGCCGATTCTGCAATCCCTGCAAGGTTTTCTCTACATGATGCATTGGTTTGTGGTGGTCAGTAGTGTGACAGCACGGATGGCGATCGTTCCCAAACGTCTGAAGTGGGTGAAAACTGTGCATACTGGGTCTTTACATACTGGGTCTTAA
- a CDS encoding tetratricopeptide repeat protein has translation MNLGADNLPTANLPTAPFPQVLPVFGRHGGAVTKYEKVLMHHPNHQPAWLARGYLLQKWGIHEEAIASFQQVLALDPRNVLACQGKGISLGELGQYEAALQMFDTVIQIAPQDYRGRYNQGKVLMNLCRYAEAIKSFEQVLKLKPENYKSWYNRGMCQDALNQSKQALFSLETALQIKPDCYYAWSARGSVLIKLVKYQQAMDSFDRSLSLCPNNFAAWYGKASCYVCQDQAAQAIQALEEAVAHAPNLCRVMLSSDPNFDSIRHLAAFHAIVGEEEPTQKLVASLN, from the coding sequence ATGAATTTGGGTGCAGACAATTTACCAACAGCCAATTTGCCAACGGCCCCTTTTCCCCAGGTACTGCCAGTTTTTGGACGGCATGGTGGAGCGGTGACGAAATATGAAAAGGTGTTGATGCATCACCCCAATCACCAACCCGCATGGCTGGCACGGGGATATCTCTTGCAAAAATGGGGCATTCACGAAGAGGCGATCGCCAGCTTTCAGCAGGTTTTAGCTCTGGATCCAAGAAATGTTTTGGCTTGCCAAGGTAAGGGAATTTCCCTGGGAGAACTGGGTCAGTACGAAGCCGCCCTACAAATGTTTGACACGGTCATTCAGATTGCCCCTCAGGACTATCGCGGACGGTACAACCAAGGCAAAGTCTTGATGAATTTGTGCCGTTATGCAGAGGCGATTAAAAGTTTTGAACAAGTTTTGAAGCTCAAACCCGAGAATTACAAGTCTTGGTACAACCGAGGCATGTGCCAGGATGCCTTGAACCAATCCAAACAGGCATTGTTTAGTCTAGAAACAGCATTACAAATCAAGCCCGATTGCTACTACGCTTGGAGTGCTCGGGGGTCAGTGCTGATCAAGTTAGTCAAATATCAACAGGCAATGGACAGTTTTGATCGATCGCTCTCCCTCTGTCCTAACAACTTTGCAGCTTGGTATGGCAAGGCCAGTTGTTATGTGTGTCAAGATCAAGCTGCACAAGCCATTCAGGCTTTAGAGGAAGCGGTTGCCCATGCGCCCAATTTATGTCGTGTCATGCTCAGCAGTGATCCCAACTTTGACTCTATTCGGCACCTTGCAGCATTTCACGCGATCGTGGGCGAAGAGGAACCGACACAAAAACTGGTGGCAAGCCTAAACTAA
- a CDS encoding N-acetylmuramoyl-L-alanine amidase, giving the protein MQNFLGRYLVDQVDQRVGKRDRSAVILTSSMTLALGLLVMARSVQAQPASQQPAPGNPLEKTAEAPQPQSVQSQSVQSQSAQSQSVQSQSAQPLQVVYPRPNHETTAQQIFLIGTAPPEGQVWINGKAIVRNVAGHFAPSFPLQVGKNQFVLKHSNGQVLTIEVTRKTSQAELPQGLAFGKDSLLPAVDISRQPGEPICFSAIAPPQAKVRVKLGQQTIPLQLQPVVELPSNLGVLTGKTHPQELPGQFTGCGKFDRDSAVKSEGSLTSGMVNLGQPEYQLEWNQQRLTQLAPGKVEILSPTQPLTIEVTAAAGTARTGASTDYSRMTPLPKGTRATVTGSEGDWYRLDYGAWIRKSETKPIASATPVQSMIRGIRSQSKNGWTDVFFPLQAPVPLTVQQRDREFTLTLHNATAQTDTMRLVTNPVIDRLDWQQTQPGRIDYRFALKSDQQWGYKLRYEGSTLVLSLRHPPKLTGNAAKPLTGLKILLDPGHGGPEDLGAVGFTGLPEKDVALKVSKLVRDRLVQRGATVIMTREADVDLWPNDRAAMINKVEPTIAVSIHYNALPDDGDAISTKGVSVFWYHSQSQSLAAFLHDGLVKRLGRSSDGVTWNNLALTRPAVAPSILMELGYMINPDEFEWIRNDREQVKLADTLADGITQWFQRSVP; this is encoded by the coding sequence ATGCAAAATTTTTTGGGCAGATATTTAGTAGATCAAGTAGATCAAAGAGTTGGCAAGCGTGACCGATCGGCGGTGATTCTGACTTCCTCGATGACACTGGCTCTAGGGTTACTGGTCATGGCGCGATCGGTGCAGGCCCAGCCAGCCAGCCAGCAGCCTGCTCCAGGAAACCCGCTGGAAAAAACCGCTGAAGCACCGCAACCCCAGTCAGTGCAATCCCAGTCAGTGCAATCCCAGTCAGCGCAATCCCAGTCAGTGCAATCCCAGTCAGCGCAACCGCTCCAAGTGGTGTATCCCCGACCTAACCACGAAACCACAGCGCAACAGATTTTTTTAATTGGCACTGCGCCCCCCGAGGGACAGGTGTGGATCAACGGTAAAGCGATCGTGCGTAATGTCGCTGGACATTTTGCGCCTAGTTTTCCATTACAGGTCGGAAAAAATCAATTTGTTCTGAAACACAGTAATGGGCAAGTCTTGACGATCGAAGTCACCCGCAAAACCAGCCAAGCAGAGCTGCCCCAAGGGTTAGCCTTTGGCAAGGATTCTCTACTTCCCGCAGTGGATATTAGTCGGCAACCGGGGGAACCCATATGCTTTAGCGCGATCGCTCCTCCCCAGGCCAAGGTTCGAGTCAAACTAGGCCAACAAACAATTCCGCTTCAGCTTCAGCCCGTGGTGGAACTCCCCAGTAATTTAGGGGTTCTGACGGGCAAAACCCATCCCCAGGAATTGCCGGGACAATTTACGGGTTGTGGCAAGTTCGATCGGGACAGTGCGGTTAAATCAGAGGGTTCCTTGACCAGCGGAATGGTGAATCTAGGTCAACCGGAATATCAACTGGAATGGAACCAGCAACGGTTGACGCAACTGGCTCCGGGGAAAGTTGAAATTCTCTCGCCAACCCAGCCCTTGACGATCGAAGTCACAGCAGCAGCAGGCACAGCCCGCACGGGAGCCAGTACGGATTATTCCCGCATGACGCCCTTACCCAAGGGAACTCGCGCCACGGTGACCGGAAGCGAAGGGGACTGGTATCGCTTGGATTACGGCGCTTGGATTCGTAAGTCGGAAACGAAGCCGATCGCGAGTGCAACCCCCGTGCAATCGATGATTCGGGGGATTCGATCGCAGAGTAAAAACGGTTGGACAGATGTGTTCTTTCCTTTGCAAGCGCCGGTGCCGCTGACGGTGCAGCAGCGCGATCGGGAATTTACACTCACGTTGCATAATGCGACGGCACAAACGGATACGATGCGGCTGGTGACGAATCCGGTGATCGATCGCTTAGATTGGCAGCAGACGCAACCGGGTCGGATTGACTATCGTTTTGCGCTCAAATCTGACCAACAGTGGGGCTACAAACTGCGCTATGAAGGCTCGACGTTGGTTCTCTCCCTGCGCCACCCACCGAAACTGACGGGCAATGCCGCCAAGCCATTAACGGGGCTGAAAATTTTGCTCGATCCGGGCCATGGGGGGCCGGAGGATTTGGGTGCCGTTGGGTTTACAGGCTTGCCGGAAAAGGATGTGGCGTTGAAAGTCTCCAAGCTGGTTCGCGATCGCTTGGTGCAACGGGGCGCAACGGTGATCATGACCCGCGAGGCGGATGTGGATCTATGGCCCAACGATCGGGCGGCCATGATTAATAAAGTTGAACCCACCATTGCTGTAAGTATTCATTACAATGCTTTACCGGATGATGGCGATGCCATTAGCACCAAAGGCGTTTCTGTATTTTGGTATCATTCTCAATCCCAGAGCTTGGCGGCTTTTTTACATGATGGATTGGTCAAACGCTTGGGGCGATCGTCCGATGGCGTGACTTGGAATAACTTAGCGTTGACCCGTCCAGCGGTGGCCCCATCGATTTTGATGGAATTGGGTTATATGATCAACCCCGATGAATTTGAATGGATTCGCAACGATCGGGAGCAGGTGAAACTAGCCGATACGTTGGCCGATGGCATTACCCAATGGTTTCAACGATCGGTTCCCTGA
- a CDS encoding alpha/beta fold hydrolase — protein MTEFLTLTEFPLQCGIVLPEICLAYQIYGEFNHPSNPTNIILYPTSYGAQHLDLDWLIAPDGILNPDQYCIIMVNMLGNGLSTSPSNSAHCGLAEQNFWFTHWDNVRLQAHLVLNHLGIQQLALVYGWSMGAQQAYHWAACYPDRVARIAALCGTARTTEHNQIFLQSLRHALTSDPTWTGCGFDGVPDRGLQTFARIYASWAASQAFYRDRLYLPLGYSSLDDYLLRGWEAGYRKRDPRNLIAMIDTWLRCDVSDNPIYHGDYRAALAAIQAKTLIMPGATDLYFTPEDCKAEADLIPNAQYLPIPSLWGHRAGNPYQHPPDATFIRSAIAALLAE, from the coding sequence ATGACTGAATTTCTGACGTTAACAGAGTTCCCCTTACAGTGTGGGATCGTTTTGCCAGAAATTTGTCTGGCATACCAGATTTATGGTGAGTTCAATCATCCTAGCAATCCCACTAATATCATTCTCTATCCCACGTCCTATGGAGCACAGCACCTAGATTTAGATTGGCTAATCGCCCCGGATGGCATTCTGAATCCAGATCAATACTGCATCATCATGGTTAATATGCTAGGCAATGGTCTTTCCACTTCGCCTAGTAATTCTGCCCACTGTGGTTTAGCCGAACAAAATTTTTGGTTTACCCATTGGGATAATGTTCGTCTACAGGCCCACCTAGTCCTTAACCACCTCGGCATTCAGCAACTTGCGTTAGTCTATGGCTGGTCGATGGGGGCACAACAGGCTTACCACTGGGCCGCTTGCTACCCCGATCGGGTCGCTCGAATTGCAGCCCTGTGTGGCACCGCCCGCACCACGGAGCACAACCAAATCTTTTTGCAGAGCTTGCGCCATGCCCTGACAAGCGATCCCACTTGGACGGGCTGTGGATTTGATGGTGTGCCCGATCGCGGATTGCAAACCTTCGCTCGAATTTATGCCAGTTGGGCCGCTTCTCAAGCCTTTTACCGCGATCGCCTCTACCTGCCCCTTGGTTATTCTTCTTTAGATGACTATCTTTTGCGAGGCTGGGAGGCGGGCTACCGGAAACGCGATCCACGGAACCTAATTGCAATGATTGATACATGGTTGCGCTGCGATGTCAGCGATAATCCAATCTATCACGGAGATTACCGGGCCGCGCTCGCTGCCATTCAAGCAAAAACGCTGATTATGCCGGGAGCAACGGATCTGTATTTTACGCCGGAGGACTGCAAAGCTGAGGCCGACTTGATTCCCAACGCACAATATCTACCGATTCCTTCCCTGTGGGGACACCGTGCAGGCAACCCCTACCAACATCCCCCAGATGCAACATTTATTCGATCGGCGATTGCAGCATTGTTAGCGGAGTGA
- a CDS encoding Uma2 family endonuclease: MTIAKHRPLTFDEFWGQYGDNDRYELIDGELFDLEPTGNHEQVGAFIARKLNVQIDILDLPYFIPQRCVIKPSGDWTGLRPDLVVLDRDSWEAEPLWQREPIITLGRSIKLVVEVVSGNWQNDYARKTDEYAILGIPEYWIVDYAGLGGTDFIGKPKQPTLTICTLHNDRYEKQILRGDSPIVSPTFPGLRLTAKQVLQAGQGF; this comes from the coding sequence ATGACGATCGCCAAGCATAGACCGTTAACCTTTGATGAATTTTGGGGACAGTATGGCGACAACGATCGCTATGAGTTGATTGATGGGGAGCTATTCGACTTGGAACCGACGGGCAACCACGAGCAGGTAGGAGCCTTTATTGCCAGGAAGCTAAACGTCCAGATCGACATCCTGGATTTGCCCTACTTCATTCCCCAGCGCTGTGTGATTAAACCGTCTGGGGATTGGACAGGGTTGCGTCCGGACTTGGTGGTGCTCGATCGGGACAGTTGGGAGGCCGAACCCCTCTGGCAACGGGAACCGATCATCACCTTAGGTAGGTCAATTAAGCTGGTGGTAGAGGTGGTGAGTGGCAACTGGCAAAACGACTACGCTCGCAAAACCGATGAATATGCCATCCTGGGGATTCCTGAATATTGGATTGTGGACTATGCAGGGCTAGGCGGAACTGACTTCATCGGTAAACCGAAGCAACCCACCCTGACGATCTGCACCCTACACAACGATCGCTATGAAAAACAAATCCTTCGAGGCGACAGCCCGATCGTGTCTCCCACGTTTCCCGGACTCCGGTTAACCGCAAAACAAGTGTTGCAAGCAGGACAGGGGTTTTAA
- a CDS encoding NUDIX domain-containing protein, which produces MPMQPCDRGHCYSLPFNVKTTIRVAAYILRQNSLGQQQLLMFQHPDCAEAPIQIPGGGVEPNESIETALYREIWEESGLSHLTVIRKLGVVETCWRLPRKQISYRHCFLLRTQQPTPECWQQSVQGTGIDSGMQFSYFWGEPRSELFQSPELSYFLNSDAIPELYGH; this is translated from the coding sequence ATGCCAATGCAACCTTGCGATCGTGGACATTGCTATAGCCTGCCATTTAACGTCAAAACAACCATCCGGGTGGCGGCCTATATTCTCCGTCAGAATTCCCTAGGTCAGCAACAATTACTGATGTTCCAGCATCCGGACTGTGCGGAGGCACCGATTCAGATTCCGGGGGGCGGAGTGGAGCCTAATGAATCGATCGAAACGGCTTTGTACCGGGAAATTTGGGAGGAATCGGGTTTAAGTCATCTGACTGTAATTCGTAAATTGGGCGTTGTGGAAACGTGTTGGCGATTGCCACGCAAACAGATTTCCTATCGCCATTGTTTTCTACTCCGTACCCAACAACCAACACCGGAATGCTGGCAACAGTCCGTGCAAGGCACAGGCATTGATTCGGGTATGCAATTTTCCTACTTTTGGGGAGAACCCCGATCGGAATTATTTCAATCCCCAGAGTTGAGCTATTTTCTTAACTCTGACGCTATTCCTGAACTGTACGGCCATTAA